The DNA region TAAAGAATCTGCATCCGCTTTCGGGCTTCCTGTAATTTCTCTATATCCTCATCACCGTTTTTCCATATATTCATAAACTTTTGGTAATAGGATTGAGCCTGCTCCGTGTTTTCTTGCTGCTCGTATATTTTAGCAAGCCGGTAGTGAGCCAATATCCAATCCAGCTGCGTTTCATTATTCAGACTTTTCTCTTCTAGCACTGCCAGGTAGTTCTCTTTAGCTTTTCCCCATTCACCGGTTTGGTAATAACAGTAGGCCAAAACTTCAGGCATTTCCAGGATATTATGGGCGATGACCAAAGATTCCCTGGCTTCCTCAAAGTTTTTCCTCGCCAGTTCGACTTCACCTTTTAACAGGTAATAAAAGGCTTGATCCTGATTGGTATTTCTGCTGACAGCCGAAGTGGCTACAATATTTCCGATATTTTGTTTAATCCGACTGAGGATCTCTTCTGCTTTATCAAGCATATTATTCCTGGCATACAACTGTCCGGCGCTGGCCAACCAGGATGGACTCAAGTCCATGTTCTCCATGAGTTGATTTATCTCTTCCAGCTCCCGGTTAAATTCCTCTTCCATGCCTTTAACCTTATAGGCCCTTGCCAGGTACATGCGGTCCCGGTATTCACTTAATTCTATACCATTGGATTTGTTTATAAGCGCAGCCTCTTTGAACTGGTCTATAGCTTTTGAAAAATGCCCTGTATAAGTATTCAGCAATGCCAATGATCGAAGTCCACGTGCTTTCTTGTCTTTTTCTGAAAGCATGAGTTCAAAGGTTTCTCGGGCCTCTTCCAGTTTCCCCATTTCTACAAGCATAAAACCGTACTCGTTATTGACGTACATACCCTTTTTCATATCAGGGTTTATCTCAAATGCGCGGTTATAGTATTCGAGGGCCTGCTCGTTTTGTTCGAGTGCTTTATTGCAGGTAGCTAAATTGACAAAAGCACTTGGATCATCCGGATTAAACTCTACCACTCCGCTGTAAGCATCAATACAGTTTTGGTATTTCCCTGTTATCAGATAGGTATATCCCAGGCGCCACCATGCCGTATAGTCATCGGGATACTGGCTGAGGTAAGATTTATAGTTCTCGATGGCTTTCTCGCGGTCTCCCCTCCAATCTTCAACTACGGCCCGGATCCATAAACGCTCCCTCACGGTAAGCCGCCCCATCTGTTCCAGTGCTTTTTGGAAGTGTTCTTCACCTTCTTGCCTTTTTCCTCGTATATAATAATGCATGCCCAGTTCGGCGTGAGCCAGTGCAAACTTTGGATCCAGCTCAACTGCCTGCTCCACGAGATCATAACCGGTCTGCTCATCATAAATTCTTAGTTTCATTCCCTCAGCATATAATTTCAGGGCTTCCAGAGAGGAGGTAGTTGCCTGTATGATGGGGGTATAGTTTTCTGATATGCCGGACTGCGGTTCTCCCAGTTCCAACCGAATTTGCTTGGAAAACTGGTCCATCGCCTTGAGGATGGCATCCTTGTTTTCTGCTCTCACCGGATCTACCTCGCGTGTGGTACCGGTAGTGATATCCCGTATGTTCGCTGCCAGAATGTATGAATTGTCTTCCTGTTCAATGGTCGGTGTTATGATGACGCCGACATTTTCTTCAACGGCTGCTTTGGTAACCACATCCATCGTCAAGGTTTTGACCCCGCTGATCTCAAGATCATTATTCAGTATGTTGAGCACCTGCTGACGGTTATACAGGTTTACGTAAGCAGACTGGTTCAGTCCAACCTCGAGTATCGTGTTGAGAAACTGGCTGAAATCAGCTTCGTCAGTCCGGTTTTCAAAATCGGTGATCATGACCCAGTCCCGTTCCTCAAAGTCTATTTTTTGATTAGGAAAAAAGAAATAAAAGCCCAGCAATATTACAGCAATAATCCCTACAACGGTGATGGGTACCGGAGACAGGACTCGTTCTTTGAAGCCTGTGGTGCTGCTTGCTATTCCTATGCCCGAAGAAGCCGATTGAGAGGCTGTTGTCCCAATCATTTGTTTTATTTCTGTAAAATCTTCCTGTAGTTTCTCGACCTCCCGGTATCGCTTGTCCGGATCTTTTTCCAGCGCTTTATGAATGATCGTACTCAGCCCGGCAGGCAAATCAGGATTTATTTCTTCTATGCGGTCAGGCTCTTCATTGAGTATGGAATAGATTACGGCCTGCGGGTACTCACTGAAGAAAGGTTTACGTCCACTAAACATCTCATATAATATGATTCCCAATGACCAAATATCCGTCCGGTGATCTATATTCTTTCCCCGGGCCTGTTCGGGTGACATGTAGGCCGTAGTACCCAGGGTATCACCGGTCTTGGTGATGTCCCCGGTATTTTTGAATTTAGCCAGGCCGAAGTCCATCACTTTAACCCGCCCCTCGGCATCTATCATAATATTTTCGGGTTTGATATCACGATGGACGATTTGCCGTCCATGGGCGGATTTCAGGGCATCGGCAATCTGAATGGCATAATCGAGGCGGGTAGAAATAGAAAGGGGGCCTGACTCCATTTTCTTTCGCAGGGTTTCTCCCTCCACGTATTCCATGACAATGTATTGCCGGTTTTCAAACTCATCCGCGTTGTGGATAGTACAGACATTGGGATGGTTAAGGGCTGCAGCTGATTTGGCTTCGCGAATAAACCGCTGCTTGTCTTTAGGGGAGGGCGTAGCTGATTCCGGAAAGAATTTGAGGGCTACATGGCGATCGAGGTTGGTATCGAGGGCTTTGTAAACGACTCCCATTCCGCCTTCACCGAGCTTTTCAGTGATTTTATAATGGGAAATCATTTGCCCGATCATATGCAGGTACACCTCTTTGATTCATGTTAAAGGTGTAATAGTGTCTGCCGTATGATGTCCAGTCGGAATTTTTTACTACTGCAAAAAGACTTTTTATTGGTCTTCATGCCAGCCAAAAATGCAACATCTTATATTTAATATATAATTAATTGCAGTTAATGACATACTGTAAATAGTACAGCAATTTTGAGTGTACTTAGCCACTGATCTTAATGGTACACTGATCGGCACTGATTTTTGACCCGCGGATATCCGTGTCCTATACAGCTACGCCTCGCCTTGCTGGAAGTACCTGATGAAATCTGAAATAGCGTAGATCAGCAGGAAGGTAGCCACCAGGTAGGCAATGGAACCGGGATTCATGATCACCAGCAGGGCAAGCACCAGGGTTATGACACCAACCACCGCAAACTGGAAGGCGAAGAGCAGCAGCAATCCAAAGAGTCCCAGGAATCCGGCAAAAGTGATGGGGATAAGTTCGGGGAAGATGAAGATAAGCACCCCGGCCACTATGGGAAGCGCAGAAAGCGTTGGGGAGACTTTAAAGGCGATGAATATGATACCCAGGAACAGGAGGTAACTGCCCGCAATCAGGTAGAGGAAGTTCGGGTATACAAGAGTCAGCACTCCGGTAATAAATGCCAGAATAGCGTTCAGTACCTGGCTGTGTCTGGATTCGCTGCTTATTTCTATATGGTATTGTTCAAACATAGGTTTGTTGGATCGGTGTTCTTTACTGTAAAGGTAAAGATTTAATGTTACTGTTGCGTATGTTCTTAAGCCGCAGATTCGCACTGATTTTTTGGTTTATGGGATAACTGGATTGCTGCTCGCCGGTTGTTTCCGAAGCATGATGTTCACACCTCCAAGGTTTGGGAACCTTGGAGGTGTGTTTATGCCTAAGAGCTTTATGGAAGACTGATCTGCACGGATTTTGTCGGCGGGTATCTGTGTTCTATTTTAACTGATTTCTTATATGGATCTTTTATTTTTGTCATCCCGAGCCCCGTCGAGGGATCTCATCCGCTATGAAAGGACTCAGTTTTTCTGAGTGGATGAGATCCCTCCACTAACGGTCGGGATGACACCTTAAAGGAATGGGAAGGTTGAGAAAAATAGGGCTATTCTACTGCGTAAGGGTAATTTCCTTACCATATATTTCCGAAACAAAGTGTCGGAAACAGGGAATAAAATATCATAAAACCTGCGTGCCTCCGCATATTCCGTAGTATCCGTGTTCTATATAACGTTTAAAACCATACCGAATAGTTATACCTTTCTCCTGATGTGTCTTTCAAGTAGGAATTCATGAATAATCCGACTGACAAACAAATAAACAGGTGGGTAGAGCAGATCTCTGAATCGCACAGGGAATCCTTTGACCGCCTGTTCCGTGCACTCTACCCGCAGCTGGTACGGTTTTCGGTGAGGTATACCGGAAATAAAGCCGCGGCCGCGGATCTTGCACAGGATGCTTTTGTGGTGCTTTGGAAAAAAAGACATGAATTGAAACAGATTGATTCGCCCAAGGCCTACATCTACCGGATGGTGCGGAACCGTTCGCTGAATTACATTCGCGATCATTCCTCAAAGACTACGGGGCTGGAGGCGATGGAAGAACCCCGCGTTGAGATGAACGATGATGAGGAGCAGGAGGAGCGGCAGATGAACCTGTTGAAAGGATGGATTAGTGACCTACCGGACCGGCGGCGGGAAGCATTTGAGCTCAGCCGCTTTGAAGGTCTGGATCATGATGAAATTGCCGATGTAATGGGCATTTCATCCAATACGGTTAACAACCACATCGTGGCGGCCCTGGAATACCTGAAAGAGCGCCACCTTTCGTACCGTGAGGAAGAAAACTCTAAAGCCAAAGGTTATGACTGACACTAAAAAATATAACGGTGACAATAGGTCCCCTGAAAAAGAAATACTGGAACACTTCCCTGAGCACGACCGGGAACTGGTGAAAAGCATCTGGCAGAAGAGCCAAGAAGCTGTATCATCCCAGGAAGAAGTGGATTCGGATGAAATCGATGAGGCCTTATCTAAGGTTCATCGGCGCCTGCAATTTGAGGAAGAATCAGCAGAAGACATGCGAAATAACGGCACCGGCTCCATGGACTGGAAATGGCTGATGGCAGCAGCATCGCTGTTAATAATTCTAGGAGCCGGATACCTGTTTATCCCAAAATCCATTGAAGTACCATATGGTGAAACGGCTTCTATTGAGCTGCCTGACGGGTCCATGGTTGAATTAAACAGCGGGAGCGAACTGAGCTACAGCAGGTTATTTTCCCTGCTCGGCCGTGAGGTTGAATTGAATGGAGAAGCCTTCTTTGAGGTACAGAAGGGCTCCCTTCCCTTTGAGGTTCGCGCCAACAACAGTGTAGTACGCGTAACGGGCACCCGCTTTAATGTGCGATCGTGGCAGGAAGATCCGGGATCAGAGACCGAGGTAACTGTTACGGAAGGTAGCGTGCTATTTTATTCAGAGAGTCAGGAGGATCGCTCGGTGGCTATTCAGCCGGGTGAGATGAGCCGCTGGACAGACGGACTTCCGGCACCTACCTCCCCCGATTCGGCTGCCCTTGAACGAGCACTGGCCTGGAGAAGTCAGAGTTTTGTATTCAGCAAAAAGCCACTCCAAATTATACTGCGAGAGATGGAGCGCCGTTTTGATATAACCATCACCCTGGAAGCCGAAAGCTACAACAGTGAGAAGGTTACCATCCACTATGTGAATCCGGAAGACGTGGAAGTGATGTTGAAGGATATATGCCGGGTCAAGGGTCTCCGATATTCAGCCAGTGCCGACGGGTACCGGATTTATAAATAGAAATGCAGGACGCAAATAGAAACGGTGAAGCTTAGATTGACAGGGTTGATAAACAGGCGCTCATTTTTCTCAAGTATTGGGCTCATTACGACCATCAGCGTCATATTGTTGATGCTCATCCCATCGAACCATCTGCGTGCCCAAGGTAACCGGGAGGCAACCTATTCCTTTGACTTCCGTGGGGAAGAACTGCATGAGGTGCTGGAAACCATAGCCAGGGAAGCCGAAATTGACATGGTCTACGATCCTGACCTGGTGGAAGGCATCACTGTATACCAGCGAATCAATCAAGAGTCGGTTCCCACTTTGCTTGGAACCATTTTATCGGATACATCCCTCGATTTTCTAATCCTGTCTACCGGTACCATTGTCATTGTCAAAAAAGTCCAAGAAAAGGCAGTTTATGGATCCTATTTTGGGAAAGTAGTGGGTAGCCAAACCGGTCGACCACTGCCCGGTGCTACCGTCATGCTGGCTGATGCCTCCGGGGGAACCAGCACCAACAGCAGCGGCAGCTTTGCCCTGAATAAACTACTGACAGGTTCTTATGACATCATTTTCAGTTACATCGGTTACGAGCCGGTATCAAAGACCATAACCATTAGGCCGGGAGAGCAGCTTCGCGAGGAGGTAGTGCTGAAACCGAAACCGGTGGATTTTGCACCTATCGTGGTGACCGAACACAAGCCCCAGGTCGTTTATGCCGCTGACAGGCAGTCCGCCGATCCCACGGGCCGATGGGCTCCCGCCGGTAGGATGCAGGATGCTATACGCAGCCTCACTCTTTTCCAGGGGGTGCAGTACGGATTGCCCTTGACGGATCTGCACCTTCAAGGAGGACAGCCCGGGGAACACCGTATCAGGCTGGATGGCGTTCCGGTCTATAATCCGCATAGCTTCGGACAGATGTTCAGCGCCTTTAGCCCTTATGCCCTGGGCTCTGTTGAATTGCATAAGGCGGGATTTGGTGCAAAAGAGGGAAGTCAGACGGCCGGTCTGATCGATCTAACTCATGATATTGGCGGAATGGGTGATAAGAGTTTTATGGCACAGGCCGATCCATTGAGTGTTAACCTGCGGGGCGACTACCGCATCGGCAAAAACGATTCGGAAGAGGGTTCCTCCTTTAATATCATGGGTGCGGCGCGCTTCAACTACTGGGATCTATTTCAGGAACCGGGTCTGCAGCAGACACTCACCGAGTGGGACGACCTTGATCCGCTGATTACGAATCTGATCATTGATTCGGAAACAGACGCCGCGCTGTATGAACCTCGCGAGCACACTTCCCGCGTCCGGTTTCATGACCTGCATCTGGCTACCCGATACGATATCGACAACTACAAAACGCTCTCCTCTTCACTATACGTGGGCAGCAACCTTGTAAGTACGGATTTGTTGAGACAGGCCCCGGTTGACGAACCTTCCCCGCGGTACCTCTATGCAAGAGATGAATACCGCT from Halalkalibaculum roseum includes:
- a CDS encoding protein kinase domain-containing protein produces the protein MISHYKITEKLGEGGMGVVYKALDTNLDRHVALKFFPESATPSPKDKQRFIREAKSAAALNHPNVCTIHNADEFENRQYIVMEYVEGETLRKKMESGPLSISTRLDYAIQIADALKSAHGRQIVHRDIKPENIMIDAEGRVKVMDFGLAKFKNTGDITKTGDTLGTTAYMSPEQARGKNIDHRTDIWSLGIILYEMFSGRKPFFSEYPQAVIYSILNEEPDRIEEINPDLPAGLSTIIHKALEKDPDKRYREVEKLQEDFTEIKQMIGTTASQSASSGIGIASSTTGFKERVLSPVPITVVGIIAVILLGFYFFFPNQKIDFEERDWVMITDFENRTDEADFSQFLNTILEVGLNQSAYVNLYNRQQVLNILNNDLEISGVKTLTMDVVTKAAVEENVGVIITPTIEQEDNSYILAANIRDITTGTTREVDPVRAENKDAILKAMDQFSKQIRLELGEPQSGISENYTPIIQATTSSLEALKLYAEGMKLRIYDEQTGYDLVEQAVELDPKFALAHAELGMHYYIRGKRQEGEEHFQKALEQMGRLTVRERLWIRAVVEDWRGDREKAIENYKSYLSQYPDDYTAWWRLGYTYLITGKYQNCIDAYSGVVEFNPDDPSAFVNLATCNKALEQNEQALEYYNRAFEINPDMKKGMYVNNEYGFMLVEMGKLEEARETFELMLSEKDKKARGLRSLALLNTYTGHFSKAIDQFKEAALINKSNGIELSEYRDRMYLARAYKVKGMEEEFNRELEEINQLMENMDLSPSWLASAGQLYARNNMLDKAEEILSRIKQNIGNIVATSAVSRNTNQDQAFYYLLKGEVELARKNFEEARESLVIAHNILEMPEVLAYCYYQTGEWGKAKENYLAVLEEKSLNNETQLDWILAHYRLAKIYEQQENTEQAQSYYQKFMNIWKNGDEDIEKLQEARKRMQIL
- a CDS encoding RNA polymerase sigma-70 factor codes for the protein MNNPTDKQINRWVEQISESHRESFDRLFRALYPQLVRFSVRYTGNKAAAADLAQDAFVVLWKKRHELKQIDSPKAYIYRMVRNRSLNYIRDHSSKTTGLEAMEEPRVEMNDDEEQEERQMNLLKGWISDLPDRRREAFELSRFEGLDHDEIADVMGISSNTVNNHIVAALEYLKERHLSYREEENSKAKGYD
- a CDS encoding FecR family protein is translated as MTDTKKYNGDNRSPEKEILEHFPEHDRELVKSIWQKSQEAVSSQEEVDSDEIDEALSKVHRRLQFEEESAEDMRNNGTGSMDWKWLMAAASLLIILGAGYLFIPKSIEVPYGETASIELPDGSMVELNSGSELSYSRLFSLLGREVELNGEAFFEVQKGSLPFEVRANNSVVRVTGTRFNVRSWQEDPGSETEVTVTEGSVLFYSESQEDRSVAIQPGEMSRWTDGLPAPTSPDSAALERALAWRSQSFVFSKKPLQIILREMERRFDITITLEAESYNSEKVTIHYVNPEDVEVMLKDICRVKGLRYSASADGYRIYK
- a CDS encoding carboxypeptidase-like regulatory domain-containing protein; translated protein: MKLRLTGLINRRSFFSSIGLITTISVILLMLIPSNHLRAQGNREATYSFDFRGEELHEVLETIAREAEIDMVYDPDLVEGITVYQRINQESVPTLLGTILSDTSLDFLILSTGTIVIVKKVQEKAVYGSYFGKVVGSQTGRPLPGATVMLADASGGTSTNSSGSFALNKLLTGSYDIIFSYIGYEPVSKTITIRPGEQLREEVVLKPKPVDFAPIVVTEHKPQVVYAADRQSADPTGRWAPAGRMQDAIRSLTLFQGVQYGLPLTDLHLQGGQPGEHRIRLDGVPVYNPHSFGQMFSAFSPYALGSVELHKAGFGAKEGSQTAGLIDLTHDIGGMGDKSFMAQADPLSVNLRGDYRIGKNDSEEGSSFNIMGAARFNYWDLFQEPGLQQTLTEWDDLDPLITNLIIDSETDAALYEPREHTSRVRFHDLHLATRYDIDNYKTLSSSLYVGSNLVSTDLLRQAPVDEPSPRYLYARDEYRWNNVMGQVSYTQLVSSRLDLNTQVSYSSNRLRHRYLIGTSDSPGLPNLGLNSESVFASFLDAGALNLVPNQRNANNIQHLIFRTDGTYSFSPRFSMTAGARMDYVESRVDLSDLFYLATFTDQQSTLYSSFLNGSWRPGEYWEITAGNRLTYSSSIGRVYPEPRASVQVDRPDAKLGYWSLRISGGLYRQFINQYQITNPGPTSLVPSFTVWSHAGTAKVPEAWHLSGSLMLEPDEQTGINFEWFYKWQPTAYIVSYDNLLQGSDIARSGFSAFAESTEKKTYGVGLRINRSMAASRLKVMAGYDYSVARVTMDSQFGREVPVPWNQPHRIQFRTLWRVTPVFSTVLKWESVFSRTWAFRQSYYNYLLYEGAGQFGEYDFQSPENDRLSPFHQLDLSFIYRPEVSFMDLELRADLINVLDRRNTIDWSLQPNESGGYDIKKRTMPGLNPSLSIRMGF